The proteins below are encoded in one region of Candidatus Saccharimonadales bacterium:
- a CDS encoding GIY-YIG nuclease family protein yields MQSQKDESFYIGSTADLKQRFKQHNLGRSKATKSGIPWELVYYEAFPSKALALERERELKRYGRGLVELKKRLGFR; encoded by the coding sequence TTGCAGAGTCAGAAAGATGAGTCTTTTTATATCGGCTCCACGGCAGATCTCAAGCAGCGATTCAAACAACACAACCTAGGTCGCAGTAAAGCGACTAAGAGTGGCATTCCATGGGAGCTCGTCTATTACGAAGCGTTCCCATCGAAAGCCCTGGCTTTAGAGCGAGAACGCGAACTAAAGCGTTACGGTCGTGGTTTAGTCGAGCTCAAGAAACGGCTTGGCTTTCGTTAA
- a CDS encoding helix-turn-helix domain-containing protein yields MSSKVDLSQQLRQAREKREKSPEQVSRALGISTEFIAQLEAGDTSALSDDVYTRGKLRSYAQYVGLSPEYSERLFREGRGESRRLRPLRLDGKVGAPIVTTSLIKQASILLGIAAVIAYIIWQVLLLAGNPQLHVEFPTQDQTIYSREIVITGTTSLGSEVTIDGQPIIVADDGSFSHQVTLDEGTYTFTLVARSSMGRTTTEERTVRVAEAPERTD; encoded by the coding sequence ATGAGCTCTAAAGTCGACCTCTCTCAACAGTTACGGCAAGCGCGAGAGAAACGGGAGAAAAGTCCGGAGCAGGTGAGTCGAGCCCTGGGAATCAGCACTGAATTCATCGCCCAGCTTGAGGCGGGCGACACTTCCGCTCTCAGTGATGACGTATATACGCGAGGTAAGTTGCGTAGCTATGCTCAGTACGTCGGCCTGTCTCCAGAGTATAGCGAGCGGCTTTTCCGCGAAGGTAGAGGGGAGAGCAGACGTCTGCGCCCGTTGCGGCTAGATGGTAAGGTGGGTGCACCGATAGTTACTACCAGTCTAATCAAGCAGGCTAGTATTTTGCTGGGTATTGCTGCTGTTATCGCCTACATTATCTGGCAAGTTCTTCTGCTGGCCGGTAACCCGCAGCTCCATGTGGAGTTTCCGACTCAGGATCAGACCATTTATAGCCGAGAGATCGTTATTACTGGCACTACCAGTCTAGGTAGTGAGGTGACGATTGACGGCCAGCCGATTATAGTCGCGGACGACGGTAGCTTTAGTCATCAGGTTACCCTAGATGAAGGTACCTATACCTTCACGCTGGTTGCTCGGAGTAGTATGGGGCGGACCACGACGGAAGAGCGTACGGTGCGGGTAGCTGAGGCGCCAGAGAGAACAGATTGA